The segment CTCACGTGCTCGATGCGGCGAGAGGCGTTCCTGCGCAGGGTGTCTCGATCGTGCTCACCGATCACCACGGCACCCCGGTTGCCGACGCCGTCACCGACGAGCAGGGCCGGGTCGGAGCGCTCGGGCCGACAGAACTCGAACCGGGCATCTACCGCCTCACCTTCGCAACCGGCGCGTACTTCGCGGCCCAGCACACCGAATGTTTCCACCCCGAGGTCGTCGTCACCTTCGAGATCACCGCACCCGACCAGCACTACCACATACCACTTCTGTTGAGCCCGTTCGCTTTCACCACCTATCGAGGGAGCTAGAACCCATGTCCATCGTGCTCGGAGCAAACCAGTACGGCAAAGCCGAATGCAGACTCGTCCGCATCGACCGCGAGACTCCTCGCCACCGCATCACCGACGTCAGCGTCACCTCGCAGCTGCGCGGCGACCTCGAGGCCGTCCACACCGAGGGCGACAACGCCCACGTCGTCGCGACCGACACCCAGAAGAACACCGTGTACGCCTTCGCGCGGGACGGCATCGGGGCAATCGAGAACTTCGCCCTCCGTCTCGGTGCGCACTTCACCGACAGCTTCGACTGGATCACCGGTGGCCGCTGGGAGGTGGAGCAGTACCAGTGGTCGCGGATCGCGAACGGTGAGGACGGATACGATCACTCTTTCGTCAAGGCCGGCGACGAGAAGCGGAACACGATCGTCACGGTCGACGGCGAGAACATCTCCATCGTCTCCGGAATCAGCGACCTCGTGGTGCTCAATTCGACGGCCTCCGAGTTCTGGGGCTACCCGAAGGACCGGTACACCACACTGAAGGAGACCACGGACCGGATACTGGCGACGTCGGTCAGTGCCCGCTGGCGATACCTCACCACCGAGCTGGACTTCGACAAGACCTTCGACGACGTCCGCTCCATCATGCTCGACGCTTTCGCCTCCACTCACTCTCTTGCATTGCAGCAGAGCCTGTTCCAGATGGGTAAGCAGGTTCTCGAAGCGCACCCGGAGATCGGCGAGATCAAG is part of the Rhodococcus sp. SBT000017 genome and harbors:
- the uraH gene encoding hydroxyisourate hydrolase; translation: MSDPRSQVTAHVLDAARGVPAQGVSIVLTDHHGTPVADAVTDEQGRVGALGPTELEPGIYRLTFATGAYFAAQHTECFHPEVVVTFEITAPDQHYHIPLLLSPFAFTTYRGS
- the pucL gene encoding factor-independent urate hydroxylase, encoding MSIVLGANQYGKAECRLVRIDRETPRHRITDVSVTSQLRGDLEAVHTEGDNAHVVATDTQKNTVYAFARDGIGAIENFALRLGAHFTDSFDWITGGRWEVEQYQWSRIANGEDGYDHSFVKAGDEKRNTIVTVDGENISIVSGISDLVVLNSTASEFWGYPKDRYTTLKETTDRILATSVSARWRYLTTELDFDKTFDDVRSIMLDAFASTHSLALQQSLFQMGKQVLEAHPEIGEIKFSMPNIHHFLVDLEPFGLDNPGEVFYVADRPYGLIEATVERDDAPDAGRAWDTVPGFC